From the Debaryomyces hansenii CBS767 chromosome F complete sequence genome, the window CTAAGCATTGGTTCTGTAAATATGTTTATCGTGACGATGCCATCAGAGCTTTTGCCAACCTAagtgaaaataatttgtttCATATTGAATGGGCTCAGAATATTGAAACCTTCAGCAGTAATAAAAACCACAACAGTTATCACAATGCAGTGAAGCAAGAGGAAAATAAAATGAAGTTCGACAAATTTTCCGTGTTCGTTGGTCAATTGAACTGTTCCGTCACGGAAGAGGAATTGATTAAAAGATTTAAGCGCCATggtaaaattgaagaagtcaCTATTATTAAAAAGACTTCCAACACATTTGGCTTTGTTAAATATAAGGAAGAATCGAGTGCAGCGAGTGCTGTCGAAAGGGAGAATCATTCTATGTTTAAAGATAAGACAATGCATGTTCAGTATAGAGAATTACATTCAAATACCTTGAAGCATTCACCCAAGGCCCAAGGGGTTGCATTAGCACCTCCTCCTATTAATCTAAAGAAAAGAACCACATTGGGTGCTAAGAAGACTTCTGATTTGAGGAAAATTTCACCATTTAACCATCACCTTTACCCCATGCCTATCCCCATACCAACAAAGAAGAACTTCAACAGCTACACTACAAATCATAGTAAGCAGAGAAATATCACCAATCCATACAATACAAATTCTATCGGTAGACGGAGATACTCCAAGTTTGGTGACGTTTACGATAAATTGAAACCAGAAATAAAGGAGGATTCACCTACCCCCCCAGAAAGCGTTCAAACATATGATTCACATACAATCACTAAAAGCGGATATTCTCCTTCTAGTGCTGTGAACAGCGAAAGATCAGAAGGAAACAAGAATCTCAAAAGTACCAATAAAACTAAGAATGTCCCATATTTTTACTATATTCCCACTAATGAAGTAGCATCTGGTTCAAACTCAGGTTATTACAATCCGTACCAATACTTTATTCCATACGAAGCATCGCCAGAATTTCAATCACAAAATGGTTATGGTGTACCATTCCCGATGTATTATCCAccaacaaataatgatcaagaattcaattttgaagattcaTTTGAAACTCCAAATTGAAATCGCTCGCAATCCAGATTTTTATTAagtttttcattattctaCGATATGCtaatataaaatagttttatatatttatttatgattaATTTTATGATAATACTCAATTGATAACAAAATGCGCATTTAAAGCTCcacaaataaatattgaataatttgaactcaataatataacaaAAACAGTCTAGTATATAATGCGATGCATTCATGAACTCGCAGATGTATTCATAAATGATTCAGATGAGAGAATCCTCACACAGCTGTTAGATGCTACGGAGATAGATAAACATGCTGATTATGAATCTTTTTTTTCCATTAACTCTGATGAGAGTATAATGAAGGCAAGACCTTGGAAGTCAAATGCCAAATACTTCAAGAAAACATATATATCTTCGTTAGCATTATGTAAAATGTCAGTTCATGCCAAATCAGGAGGTGCAATTGAAGTTATGGGGATGATGACTGGCAAGATTATTAAAAACTCAATAATTGTGATGGATGTTTATCCATTGCCAGTTGAGGGTACCGAGACAAGAGTTAATGCTCAGGCAGAAGGTTATGAATATATGGTGCAATATCTAGAAAACCTGAAACAAGTGGGTAGAGATGAGAATATTGTTGGATGGTATCATTCACATCCAGGTTATGGCTGTTGGTTGTCTGGTATAGATGTTGCAACGCAAAGTTTGAACCAGAATTTCCAAGATCCGTATCTAGCTATAGTTATTGATCCGATGAAAACAGAGGACCAAGGAAAAGTTGAGATTGGGGCCTTCCGGACCTTTCCTGATAATTACAAATCCCCTGATTCCGCTGCACCTACTAACAATACTAGAGGAGTCCCCCCGTCCAAACAGAAAGATTTTGGGGTTCATTCGGATAAGTACTATTCATTAGAtatccaaatcttcaagtCCAATCTAGATACTGAAATTCTAAACATCATATCGAACAAATCGTGGATCGGCAAACTAATCAAATCGGTCAACACAGCGAATCATCAAGAACAAAATATGATAGAAAACGTATTCAAGTTGATCAATAAACTTCAGAAGAAGGAAGTCAATCAATTGAACAGGTTCGAAATCTCgtttatcaaaaaattcgACTTGATCTTTGAAGACATAATAAGCAAGAAGCTTATGAATGACAATAGATTCTACAGTACAATATCACAGAGTTCCTATGACAGCTTTAGTGGGCATGGGAATTCATCAAGCAACGATGAAATGGACGACGAAAGCGATCTCGATGACAGAGACAAGAGCAGTGCACCCCTAGACATTTCTGACACGGGAAACGACGACGTTATGTCCATGGAAAGCTCGGTCAACGTCTACACAGACAAGAGAGGAGATGACaatgacgatgatgatgacaaCGACGGCTATGACAAAAGACCCATGTACACCAATTATAGATCAAGAGCAAATCTAACCAAGCCACGAAAACTGGGTTCCTCGCCGGAAGAACATGTGAAGTTACTGAATAACGTAAATAAGACCATCACAAACATATCTAATCATAGTAAAGATATAGGTCTTACAGAACTACAGGACTTGATAGCCCTAAAGACCAAAGAGCTGATTTTTTTGGGCAAATAACTAAATCATCCAATCATAGGTATCacattataaataattctaatagtTTGTTACATATGATGCTTTCAATCAAGTCATGACTCTCTTGGTATAGAATGCTTATATGTCATTTTTTAGAGCACAATATATACTATTATACAATCTCTATACAATAGGTGTTAAAATGCACGACTATTTCTGAACGCGATTCCAAACctgaaatcaaaaattttctatGAGAGAAGCTTATGCGAACGAAAAGCGATGAGATAAACGGACTATTTGTTTTCCAAATAACCGTatacataaatatattgaagtGTAATTTTGAGGAACATCAAGATCTACTACATTTGACTAATACACAATAGAATCATCATAAATTAGCATTCATTAATCGTGACTTAATTAGTATATTGTtgttaatttctttttggTGATAGttgttaaatttttatcaattttgtgtcaaaatatatagaaGTTAGGCAAAAAGTCAAATTATAGTACTAAAGGTAGTCTATTTGGCATTATATTGAGTACAGTGAGAAAAATTACATGTCCGGACAAGCCAACGTACTTTCCAACAGTGTTACGCCGCTTATAGACCGAATTTTGGCAAATCCGTTAACATTCATACTGGGGAAGCAAATCGAGCTGGATAATTTCGAAAAGCCCGCCAG encodes:
- a CDS encoding DEHA2F03476p (weakly similar to uniprot|P38741 Saccharomyces cerevisiae YHL024w RIM4), whose protein sequence is MQKKQYIEDQRSISPVLESGSYKQNDGYMKGDEKNTLAMFNQLFIDSNKLAADDENDNTDGEAGESSNGEEYEEEIIHLGDGDHHDDTAMVDGEKKIVDSEEDCNDYEAETNGNEDGNTDENKENCDPNHGDMKLTNEKPLARGRPSSCVFVASLCSSRSDDELCVSVTKHFGQWGKLSTVKVLRDPANRPYAFVQYTNDKDSRTAIYRGHNSILNGRNLRCEAAKVNRTLFISSKFLKTEKGFKDALQEFGEIEQLIPSDEFGNVKSSKPHTKSSKHWFCKYVYRDDAIRAFANLSENNLFHIEWAQNIETFSSNKNHNSYHNAVKQEENKMKFDKFSVFVGQLNCSVTEEELIKRFKRHGKIEEVTIIKKTSNTFGFVKYKEESSAASAVERENHSMFKDKTMHVQYRELHSNTLKHSPKAQGVALAPPPINLKKRTTLGAKKTSDLRKISPFNHHLYPMPIPIPTKKNFNSYTTNHSKQRNITNPYNTNSIGRRRYSKFGDVYDKLKPEIKEDSPTPPESVQTYDSHTITKSGYSPSSAVNSERSEGNKNLKSTNKTKNVPYFYYIPTNEVASGSNSGYYNPYQYFIPYEASPEFQSQNGYGVPFPMYYPPTNNDQEFNFEDSFETPN
- a CDS encoding DEHA2F03498p (weakly similar to uniprot|Q12468 Saccharomyces cerevisiae YDL216C RRI1 subunit of COP9 signalosome (CSN)), with the translated sequence MRCIHELADVFINDSDERILTQSLDATEIDKHADYESFFSINSDESIMKARPWKSNAKYFKKTYISSLALCKMSVHAKSGGAIEVMGMMTGKIIKNSIIVMDVYPLPVEGTETRVNAQAEGYEYMVQYLENSKQVGRDENIVGWYHSHPGYGCWLSGIDVATQSLNQNFQDPYLAIVIDPMKTEDQGKVEIGAFRTFPDNYKSPDSAAPTNNTRGVPPSKQKDFGVHSDKYYSLDIQIFKSNLDTEILNIISNKSWIGKLIKSVNTANHQEQNMIENVFKLINKLQKKEVNQLNRFEISFIKKFDLIFEDIISKKLMNDNRFYSTISQSSYDSFSGHGNSSSNDEMDDESDLDDRDKSSAPLDISDTGNDDVMSMESSVNVYTDKRGDDNDDDDDNDGYDKRPMYTNYRSRANLTKPRKSGSSPEEHVKLSNNVNKTITNISNHSKDIGLTELQDLIALKTKESIFLGK